The Perca fluviatilis chromosome 2, GENO_Pfluv_1.0, whole genome shotgun sequence genome includes a region encoding these proteins:
- the lim2.3 gene encoding lens intrinsic membrane protein 2.3 isoform X2, with the protein MYSFMGGGLFCAGIGNILLIVSTATDYCVPGKCMTHTDSIAYWDATRAFMILSLLACFIGIVIGVMAFIHYSSFDGFDKTFAAGILFFISCFFVLLAMAVYTGVTVNYYGKRYGSWRFSWSYIMGWVAVVLTFFSGIFYMCAYRMHECPRNSNSR; encoded by the exons ATGTACAGCTTCATGGGAGGTGGCTTGTTCTGTGCCGGAATCGGGAACATACTACTCATTGTCTCTACGGCAACTGAC TACTGTGTGCCTGGGAAAtgcatgacacacacagacagcattg CGTACTGGGATGCCACCCGGGCCTTCATGATTCTTTCCCTGCTGGCTTGTTTCATCGGCATCGTGATCGGTGTCATGGCCTTCATCCACTACTCCTCCTTTGACGGGTTTGACAAGACATTTGCAGCCGGCATCCTGTTCTTTATCTCCT GCTTCTTTGTGTTGCTGGCCATGGCTGTCTACACAGGAGTGACAGTGAACTACTATGGTAAACGCTATGGCAGCTGGCGATTCTCCTGGTCCTATATAATGGGCTGGGTGGCAGTGGTGCTCACATTCTTCTCAG GTATCTTCTACATGTGTGCCTATCGGATGCACGAATGCCCAAGAAACTCTAACTCACGCTGA
- the lim2.3 gene encoding lens intrinsic membrane protein 2.3 isoform X1, whose product MYSFMGGGLFCAGIGNILLIVSTATDYWMQYRHSSNYMHQGLWRYCVPGKCMTHTDSIAYWDATRAFMILSLLACFIGIVIGVMAFIHYSSFDGFDKTFAAGILFFISCFFVLLAMAVYTGVTVNYYGKRYGSWRFSWSYIMGWVAVVLTFFSGIFYMCAYRMHECPRNSNSR is encoded by the exons ATGTACAGCTTCATGGGAGGTGGCTTGTTCTGTGCCGGAATCGGGAACATACTACTCATTGTCTCTACGGCAACTGACTACTGGATGCAGTACCGTCACTCCAGCAATTACATGCACCAGGGCCTGTGGCGGTACTGTGTGCCTGGGAAAtgcatgacacacacagacagcattg CGTACTGGGATGCCACCCGGGCCTTCATGATTCTTTCCCTGCTGGCTTGTTTCATCGGCATCGTGATCGGTGTCATGGCCTTCATCCACTACTCCTCCTTTGACGGGTTTGACAAGACATTTGCAGCCGGCATCCTGTTCTTTATCTCCT GCTTCTTTGTGTTGCTGGCCATGGCTGTCTACACAGGAGTGACAGTGAACTACTATGGTAAACGCTATGGCAGCTGGCGATTCTCCTGGTCCTATATAATGGGCTGGGTGGCAGTGGTGCTCACATTCTTCTCAG GTATCTTCTACATGTGTGCCTATCGGATGCACGAATGCCCAAGAAACTCTAACTCACGCTGA